The DNA region agagtctggaacctggttgctgtcgaccgggccccccctccgctgacggagggcggcggcccaggcgtgagagcagccggcccttgtcctgccccgctgggtgtcggagaggctcaaatgtgtggagcacctgcggctgagcaaacccccgctcaaccggaagtactcgtcggacccaggcgccgtaatccttcccgggagccggtcccacacaacatgagtcgcatttcctcgacacccttcatctccctccgagacgcagggaggcgtgtcctgtacgggctcctcctccacaccctgcacttcctcgccctggtccaccgtccggacactaagtggcggtcggtgttgccttccggtcgcgagggggccccgcggtgggggtccctctacgcagggattctgcccctctccatcggggacctggggtggaagatattgcaccgaggagtcccctgcaacctgttcctcgcgcggttcacagactcgccagccgcctgccacttttgcgggttggaagagtctgtgtaccacgtgtacatgcagtgtgtgaggttgcagcccctgttccaatatcaaaaggggctgctccttgctttttggctgcatttttcacccaccatcctcatctttggacaccctgtgcgtaggggagagggtagggccgaagatgtccttgttgggttgctcctgggccaggccaagctggccatccgcgactcacggcgccaggcggaagagggctctgcccgagccagctgcctgccccttttccggggttacgtccgtgccagggtggtgttggagagggactacgcgctgtccacgggcgccctggaggatttccgggaccgctgggcaccgcgggggattggatgtatcctggatggggattgtaatataattgtataatagtttcaattggtatatttgtttgtataatattctggtggtgggttctgttttggttttattgtattgtatatattattttaatatttgaataaatatttttgattaaaaaaagaaagaaaaaaaaaaaaaaaaagctcatcaccaaactccaccagctaggcctcagctcgtcattatgtgactggatcctggacttcctgctggaacgaccgcaggcagtgagaatgggcccgcacctgtcctccactatcaccctgagtaccggcacaccacagggctgtgttctgagccccatgctctactccctcttcacacacgactgttttcctgcattcgacaccaacaccattgtcaagtttgcagacgacacaacgatgatcgggcttatcaccaacggggatgaaacaaactatagagcggaggtgcagaacctggcggactggtgctcggataacaacctgtccctaaataccaccaagaccaaggagctgatcatcaacttccgtaggtcacataacggggaatatgccccgatctctatcaacggggacagtgtggagagagtgtccagcttcaagtttctgggcactcacatttcggaggacctaacatggtccaataacactgctgcgctggtcaagaaggcacaacaaagactgttctacttaagaacactgaaaaagtctggtctaccccaacagctgctgacgaccttctaccgctgcaccatagagagcatccgaacgcatggcatccctgtgtggtacctcagctgcacggaggcagaaaggaaagctctacagcgggtagtccatagagctcagagggctatcggaacacagctaccagacttggagggcatctacaacacacgatgcctcagaaaagccaccagcatccacaaagactcttcacacccctgcaacagtctgttcgaactccttccatcgggcagacgatacaaggccttctacgcccgcacctccagactcaggaacagcttcatccccagggccatagctgctatgaaccggtcctgctgagccggatggccacaacgcatagatcaactttcactttaccctgtctaaaaattgttccaactgttttgtttcgttgggttgctgttaattacttaaattattgcatcgtatgggaggcgcattcccaatctcgttgtacccctgggtacaatgacaataaagatatattgtattgtattgtattgtattgtaagggtggagcccataatggcccattgttggctggggaagaggtgatcacGAAGGGatgcaaggatgtgaacagtggaactagtaggatgcctcgggtgtgggtgggagtgagagagaaaacaaattgTTACATCTCATGGACTTGCAAGGGAGAAAAAACAAATTCCTATTCTTTACCCTATTGTGCTCTTCCAAACAACTCTTCCACCTGATTTTGTATTGTCAGCAATCTTTGCACACATTACACATAGTTAATCAGTCATTAACACACTGTAGATATTATGTAACTAAGGCACTGCACTGATTCTTGTAGCTTATCAAATCCTTTTTGCAAATCCAGCTGCATATAAATTGCTGTTAAATCTCCCTCGATAATCACAGCCTCATTAAACTTTATTAGATTTGTCAACTGTGATATCTCTTTCATATTCCTGATATATAATTCACCTCCGCAAACTCCCTCGTGCTGCAGTTACCACACATTGGACTAGCTGTATTAGGCTTGTGCCTCACTGTTTTCAGATCGATGCTCCTCCCTCAGTACCATGTCTGTCGTCCTACGTTGTCTACGTTGTCGTCCTGCGAACCCATCTTGCAAACCCATACCTCATGTCACATCATTGCCACGCCACCATTCCACGTGACAAAGCGAATGAATGATGGCAGCCTTCTGGCAACTCCCACTCTTCAGGCCAATTCCACTGTTTctaaatattgattgattgaaaagtacagcatggaaacaggccatttggcccattgagttcacgcccaccatcaatcgcccattcacatttctacgctatcccacttttctcatccacacttggggcactttacagaggccaattaactgacaaagctgtacgtctctgggatgtgggagaaaagtggagcacctgcaggaaacccatgctgtcacagggagaacgtgcaaactccacacgaggtcaggatcgagcctgagtctctggcgctgttaatcagcagctccaccagctgtgcaacAGTGCCACCCTTGGTGATTGAAATTTAAAAATTCTAAATTTAGATATCTGTGAAAATTTTAAAATTAATGAATTCACATGAaaacaggactgagatgagaagaaatggcTTCACCCAGAGggcaatgaatctgtggaattctcgacaCAGGAGGTCTCTGGAGGATGGGTCACTTATTTaagatagggaaagatagatttttGCATATTAAAGGAATGACATGGCATTAATGCAGGAAAGCAGCACCATTATAACCAATAAGCCATGATCctactgaatggtggagcaagcaCATGTGGTCGACTGGCCCACTTCTAATTCCTTTTCTCATGCGCTGAAATCCGAACACAATTATCTGAAGGACAATAATTAAATCCAGAGACAATAATAATTGTGCTTCATATCAGAGCCAAAGGCGCAGGTGGGATGAGTATTGTCCAGATTTGACAACACATAGCAGATAAATACAGAATAGATCGAGCAGTAATAATGAAACTGTCAACTATCCAAATATGGATTGGGATCGCACCGAGAGCAAAGGGGAGAGGAGTTTCTAAAGTGCATTGAGGAGAATtttcttgattagtttagtttagtttagagattcagcacagaaacaggcccttcggcctacagagtcagggctgaccagcgatccctgtaccttAACACCAccctatacacaagggacaagttacaattttaccaagccaattaacctacaagcctgtacgtctttggagtgtgggagaaaaccggagctcctggagaaaacccacggagagaacgtacaaactccatacagacagcacgcgtagtcaggattgaaccggggtctctggcactgtaaggcagtaactctactgctgcgccaccgtgccacccctcgaGAGCACTGGGAGCAAAGGGGGAGGAGTTTCTGAAGAGTATTGAGGAGagttttcttgattagtatgtttcTGATTTAATGAGAAATGCACCATTGCTGGGCAAGGCCAAGTGGAGCAAATATCATTGGGGGAACATCTAGGAAGGAGCAATCATAAAGTTTAAATAGCAATGAGAAAGGACACAGATAATTCAAAGGTGATGGGCCAATTTCAATGGGAGAAGAACAGATCCGGCTCAGGAAAAATGGGATAAAAGCATGGCAGGCAAAGCTGTAACTGGCCAATGGGACTCCTTAAAAGTGGAGTGAAAAGACTGGCAGTGAAAGTAAAAGGGATGTCAGAAATATTCTGTGGATGTGTGAACAGGAAAGTACTGTAGTTgtaagaggagaggaggggaaggccaGAGAAAAAATGAAATTCACTGATGGAGGGAAAAGGCATGGCTGAGGTACCAAACATTGCTGAGGTACCAGGACTTCATCTGGGAAGAAGATGCTGTTAGAGCCTCAAGAGAAGAGAATGTCGTTGATGTTCTGGATGGGCTAAACATTAAAGGAAAAAAAGTATGACAATgtgagaatagtgaaaggtctggacagagtggatgtggagagaatgtttccattagtgagagaatctaggaccagaggccatagcctcagaataaaaggacgtacctgtagaaaggagatgatgaggaatttctttagttggggagtggtgaatctgtggaattcattgccacagaggactgtggaggccaagtcacttgattttttgaaggtggagattgacagattcttgattagtaagggtatcaggggctatggggagaaggcaggagaatggggttgagagggaaagatagatcagccatgattgaacggaggagtagacttgatgggccgaatggcctatttttgcACCAGGAACATACAAACATGAAGAAAGGCTGGTAATGCAGACTTAATTTGGACAAACTACATTGGCCCATATAGAATGCATCCTGAGATGCTGAGGGAAGTGGGAAGGAGATTTAtttggctgttatctccaaaccaCTAAATGATTCAGGGATGAGAATGAGGAATGGAAAATTTGAATGTTACAAAAATGGTTGTCAAGATCAATCCATTAACCGCAGAAAGGATAGGAACAGCAACAGGGTCACTCGTTCAGTGTGGTTCGAGAAAGCATTTGTAAAAGTCAAATTGTATCTCATTAACTTGCCAGAGTTTTTTGAAGAATTTAAAGTTTCAATTCAATGATCTTTCTGCCGGATTACCTGCCTTCTCGTCGCGAGCTAACCATTTTAGACATAATTAGTCGTTGTTATCCATTCATTTAACCATTAGTTTGTCCAATTGAACTGGGAAATGGATATGATATGTACGTTGTGTAATGGGGGGTGGTGATGCCTGTTCTGTTGGGATAAAGGCTCTGGCTGATGATGTCTGTTTTGTTGTGTTACAGCTGAGTGGAACCGGCCTGCTTGCAATAGCATGCTTGTTATTGCTTTACCCCTCAGGACCTGGAGACGCACTGTCAGTCAGCAATGCCCTCTTCATTGGGACAATTTACGCCGTCGccttatctgttgtgctgcttgtTCTTGGGATTCTCGGCAGCATTGCTGCTTTCCGCAAGAACAGATGCCTTCTCATGGTTGTAAGTGCACGTTTTCCAATTTGTTACCCTTTTTAAAGCCCTTGCCTTCAGAGCACAGCGACGCACCAATGTCGTCAGTGTGTTTGGCTCAACATCTCCAGGTGCTGCTGACTGTCAGTCTCAGTCTTGGCCTTTCCATGGGATGTTTGAGGACTTGGGAACATGCTGGACGTCTGCTAATGGAAAGAGTTGCACACCACAAAGTGCGCAGGATAAAACCAGGGGGAGGATGGCACAGCTGGAAACCCGAACAGCACCATCCTAGAGTGGAGCAGTGTGAGGTTAAGCTGCCAGTGTGGGATTGGAATTTACGTCTCAGTGATCCAAATCTCATTCGCTAGACCTGAAACCTAACCACAACAGTAGTGTACATCTAAAATGCAGGTAGAAGTGATGGAGGCTTCTGGCCAGTGTTTCCCGTCATGTATCCCAGAGAGCAGTGATTTATTGCTGTTTTGATCAGCAGCCCAGTCCGATAAGTTGTCTGAATTTGTACCTGCTCTGACTCAGGCATCCAAAGTGTCTGATGGAAACTGAAGAGTTAATAACCAGAAGGGCATCTGATGGAGGGAGGTGATCATCCTTCCCAGGTATACACACTCCACTGGGGCTCGGAGCAGACGGcaggcccagaaacctgaagcagaagggcagagggagagagtgatCTTTCCCCTCACACGCTCTCACGTTCTCTCTCTCAGGTCCTCATTGGTGGGATAGGGTGGAGACCAAAGTTACTAGAGGAACaaaatggaccactctgttgaaatcgacTGCCTGCCTCTCTTCCGGGCCTACATCCGTgtccgcgtgtccctggagaggaacacgcggtgtccacggggaccggCGGAGGCTATTTGTGAACGCTGGTCATTGCAGTGGGGCGAATGTGATGTGGAAAAGGATGATAACATTGTCATCTGATGACTGATTAATTGATGTTTGCAAAATGCTAGGCAATTTTGATCTTTCCAGTACTCTGTAACCGTGATTAATTCAATAACATCTCATTGTTCAggaaaagaaaaatcaagacCCAGCAGTGCATTTGATAGGTGGGGCCCACTGTAGCCACAGGGTGCTGCTGCTGGAGAGAGTCATTGTTCAAGACAGTCGATGGGTGCCAAATAGGTGGACTGCTTTATCCCAGCTGGTGTGTAATATCTTGAGAGTTCTTGGTGCTGCAGAaaatattccatcacactcctgatttATGTCTTGTAGTGTATCAGGAGGTGATCTACCTAGCTCATGAATCTCCTCTGACCTGCTCTTATAGCCAGGGTGTTAATGCGTTAATGTGTTAATGTCTGGCTAAATTTCTGGTCGGTCAGTGACCCTCGGCATGATGGCGGTGAGGACCTCGTTTTGGCAATGCCTTCGATTGTCAGGGATCAATGATCAGCTGCTCTCTTGTGCAGATGGTCTATTGCTTGGCACCTTTCTGACATAAACGTTACTTGCTAGATTGGTCGCCTGAACTTTATTTAGATCTTTGTACGTGCAGTTAGGGGCTGCTTCATTTGCAGACGAGTTGTGCGTCGATCTGAACACTGCACAATTATCAGCGAATGTGCAACCATGATAAGTGTGTGGACAAGTGTGGAGCTACCAGGCTGCAAGCTGGGGATAAACTGCAAGTCTGCCAGTGAAAGGCAGGTGAAAGCATTAACATCAACATCTGTACAGCAATGTCCGTGTTTGTGCTGCAGTCCTGTTGATGGTGCCTCATGCCCATGCCTTTTTCTTGTTTCAGTGTTTCTTGCTAATTCTGCTGATGTGCATGGTGGAGCTTGCTGCTGGAATTCTCGCGTTTCTCTTCAGAGATCAAGTAAGTGCATATCAGAGCGGCCGTCATGACGATCCAATTAGCTCTGTGCAAAACATTTGTGAGCAGTTTTATGATTTCTTACTCTCTTACAATAGTAATGAAACCATTTGCACAGTGTTCTCAATGAAGCAGTGCTATAGAACTGATAGAAATTATTGTGATACTCTGATAACAAATGGCGCAATCTTGTGCATTATTTGCTACGACATTCTTTCACATACttctcatttcaattcaattagtGCCGTTCTCCCACGTATTCCCAGTAATCCATTCCCTCACACGTGCCCAGCAATACCGCTAATTCTTCCATTGGCCACCTATAAGAAGGGCATTTATACTACCCAATTAACCTGACAACCTGTGCAtcctgtgcgaggaaaccagagcacccgggggaaacccacgtggtcacagggagaatgtgcaaacagcacccgtggtcaggactgAACTCAGGTTGCTGGAGTTGTGAGACAGCCATACCACCGATAgagcctccctctccccacacctcaACGATGTTCACCGTCTTCCTCTCGCACTGGGCCACGTTTAGAGGCCAAATTGCAATCATGCATCTGCTGTCAGCTTGATACAGTGTCAAGCACTAATGTTAGAAGCTGACATATGGTCTGGGTATTCTGTGTGGCAAATAGAGAGGCAACTGTGAATTGCTTCAagcctgtacatggacgatggacaACACTGTTAATAATTCTGTACAATCTGTTGGTCCTCGCACAGTGTATTAGAGTTGTCAGCAGGCTCTTTAGGTTTAGCACCTCTATTGAATTATTCTTGTAGTCGAGTTCTGAAGTGTTTCCAGAAGCATTCAGTGCCCAGCAGTTGGGGGATCTAAACTAGGCACAGACCTTTACATGTGGTTTGGCTGTCAGCCAACACAATGTCAAAATAATGTTTTTCCTTACTCTGAACAGTTCTATTAACGTAACGCCCACCCTGTTAGCTTAGCTACAGTCTGTCCAAATTAATTATGAATCTTTAGTGATGTGAGCAACAGATCTTTTTCTGCCTAAACCATCATCGGCATTTTTATTTTACAAACACTGCATTGTTTGGCCTAGAgggtagagcctctgcctcacagcttcagtgacctgggtcctatcctgacctcgggtgctgtctgtggggagtttgcaagctctccctgtgactgctgggtgctctggattctcCCCACATCGCCAGGACTTGCAAGTCAGTAGTTTAATTGACCACTGCAAATAAACCCTGGTATATGGGTGTGTGGGAGAatctgagagagagaaagatgagaACACAGGAAGACttttaaaaatgggattaatatgagACTAGTGCAAGTGGGTGGCTGATAGTCAGTGCAGATTTGGCGGGCTAAAGGGCTCGTTTCCTTGCTTTATCTATGAAGCAATAACTGCATTCAAAATTGATCTGTGGTGCGATAGTTATTCAAGAACATTTACCATTCCGTGGCACGGTAGCATCTTGTCAATGGGAAGTGCTGTGTTATCTCAGTCCTCACTCTGTTTTGTTTTCCAGTTAACAAAGTTGTATTTTGAGGAAGAGCTGAGAGGGTACTATATGGGAGCCAACATCACAGATGCTTACACAGAAAGCTGCGACTCCGTCATGATCAGGGTGAGCTCATCTTGAACAGATCCCTCCTCATGGATCATCCCTTTCAAAGTAGCAGACTGACAGGATGGGTGACTGATGGAGATGGGTTTGACGGTGTGGTGGTCATGTTATCATACAGTCAATTGGAGTCTGGACCATTGTTCAGGGACTGTGGTTTGATGTGGTGCCCTATGGCTTTACACTGAGGATGATCATCTGTGCAACTTATTTTCTGCTTTATTAAATATATGAAAGGCTATCTCACAGCAAGTCAGGTATAATTTCCCCACTTGCAGGCGAAGACTGCATCTGTCATCTGTTTCTTCACAAACTGCATACTCCCATCAGGCACTTTGCAGGAAGCAACCTTGGGCAACATTGGGGCAATGCTGAGAGATCACAGGTGGGCATGGAACAGTCCTAAACAAGAGCACAGACTGACACAGGACAGTGTGAGTGAGGACAGACTGACGCAGGACAGTGTGAGTGAGGGCAGACTGACACAGGACAGTGTGGGTGAGGGCAGACTGACACAGGACAGTGTGAGAGAGCACAGGCTGACACAGGACAGTGTGAGTGAGAGCACAGGCTGACACAGGACAGTGTGAGAGAGCACAGGCTGACACAGGACAGTGTGGGTGAGGGCAGACTGACAGGACAGTGTGAGAGAGCACAGGCTGACACAggacagtgtgggtgggggcagACTGACACAGGACAGTGTGGGTGAGCACAGACTGACACAGGACAGTGTGAGGCAGAGCAGAGACTGGCCCAGGACAGTGTGAGTGAGAGCAAACTGACACGATAGAGTGACGGAGAGCACAGACTGACACTGGTTAATTGGAGTACTTGATACATTGACATCCATCATGACCCTTTACTTGACGATCTGCTGTGAGTTCTGAGGCCACTTTCAAGTGGAtttgtgctttgctccagatGCTGAAACCCAGTGTTAAAACTACACATTTGCATACATACAGTGCAGGATTCAACCTGTTCAAAAATTGTTAACACATCCTCagaaagagtcatggagtcaaacgCTCTGTTAGGGCCCCAGATCCCTTGCTCCCCAATAACATCCAGGGTTAGATCTCATTCGGCACTGGGGATTTATTAATC from Rhinoraja longicauda isolate Sanriku21f chromosome 18, sRhiLon1.1, whole genome shotgun sequence includes:
- the LOC144602227 gene encoding tetraspanin-18-like; its protein translation is MTVKMGSFERMRNVMIAFSVLISLSGTGLLAIACLLLLYPSGPGDALSVSNALFIGTIYAVALSVVLLVLGILGSIAAFRKNRCLLMVCFLLILLMCMVELAAGILAFLFRDQLTKLYFEEELRGYYMGANITDAYTESCDSVMIRFECCGVNGPRDFLFNPHPDVPAACCKRYEATKNGIILDVKKCITGEAEFINSQGCFDVLGPKVEMILYLTGGLSIWILIIQICVMIFAIWLFQRA